One Sulfolobus sp. S-194 DNA segment encodes these proteins:
- a CDS encoding thioredoxin family protein, with the protein MEEEFAELFTDEVKQALVDALKDMKNPVDIYVFIDSNDPHCHYCEVTKRFLQFMSDAAPRDSEGKSLAVVHIIDRADPNSAEIFKEFRVERVPTVAFMKGYLRWTGAPLGEEIRALVETVVRLSLGESGLSAETINAIKNKLNGYVKIETVVTPSCPYCPYAALMAHMVAYEACKVGKCNIESDVVEAYENQDIAEKYQVMSVPTVAINESVEFIGVPYEENFINSLLEKQKL; encoded by the coding sequence ATGGAAGAAGAATTCGCGGAACTCTTTACAGATGAAGTAAAGCAAGCCCTTGTTGATGCACTTAAAGATATGAAGAACCCTGTAGATATATATGTTTTCATAGATTCTAATGATCCTCACTGTCATTATTGTGAGGTAACAAAGAGGTTCCTACAATTTATGAGCGATGCTGCTCCTAGGGACTCTGAAGGAAAAAGCTTAGCTGTTGTACATATAATTGATAGGGCTGATCCTAATTCTGCTGAGATATTTAAAGAATTTCGTGTAGAGAGGGTTCCCACAGTTGCCTTTATGAAAGGCTACCTAAGATGGACGGGAGCGCCTCTAGGTGAAGAAATAAGAGCCCTAGTAGAAACGGTAGTGAGATTATCTCTCGGAGAAAGCGGACTAAGCGCAGAAACAATAAATGCGATTAAAAATAAATTGAACGGATATGTAAAAATCGAGACTGTGGTTACTCCATCATGCCCATATTGTCCATATGCCGCATTAATGGCTCACATGGTTGCTTATGAAGCATGTAAAGTTGGAAAGTGTAATATTGAATCTGATGTGGTTGAAGCCTATGAGAACCAGGATATTGCTGAAAAATATCAAGTAATGAGTGTACCTACTGTAGCTATAAATGAGTCTGTTGAATTTATTGGTGTTCCTTACGAAGAAAACTTCATTAATTCACTACTGGAGAAACAAAAGTTATAA
- a CDS encoding TIGR00296 family protein: MSQEQLVAVNELNENLGKVLIKIARDSIANRLGILKFNLEDYLSSLNDPILNKKGLAFVTLETYYGNSTSLRGCIGYVEAVAPLKEIVSKAAIAAAFSDPRFPPLSKGEFDNIIIEVTVLTKPQEIDVENRWELPKKIKVGEDGLIVEYGILYSGLLLPQVPMEYCWDEETFLAETCIKAGLDPDCWLNNKVKIKKFQGIIFREEKPKSEKILVIKPSEVKCKKEEISLL; this comes from the coding sequence ATGAGTCAAGAGCAATTAGTAGCAGTTAATGAATTAAACGAGAATTTAGGTAAGGTTCTCATTAAGATAGCTAGGGATTCTATCGCAAATAGATTAGGTATACTAAAGTTTAATTTAGAAGATTATTTGTCTTCCCTTAATGACCCTATACTTAATAAAAAAGGTCTCGCATTTGTTACACTTGAGACATATTATGGTAATTCTACTTCATTGAGGGGATGTATAGGTTATGTAGAAGCTGTAGCCCCTCTTAAAGAAATAGTTTCAAAGGCTGCTATTGCTGCAGCTTTTTCTGATCCTAGATTTCCTCCTCTTTCTAAAGGAGAATTTGATAATATTATTATTGAAGTTACAGTATTAACAAAGCCTCAAGAAATTGATGTTGAAAATAGATGGGAATTGCCTAAGAAGATTAAGGTGGGGGAAGATGGGTTAATAGTTGAATACGGTATTCTTTATAGTGGTCTTTTATTACCTCAAGTACCAATGGAATATTGTTGGGATGAGGAGACTTTTTTAGCCGAGACTTGTATTAAAGCCGGCCTTGACCCCGATTGCTGGTTAAATAATAAAGTTAAAATAAAGAAATTCCAAGGTATAATATTTAGAGAAGAAAAGCCAAAATCTGAAAAAATCTTGGTTATCAAACCTAGTGAAGTTAAATGTAAGAAAGAAGAGATATCCTTATTATGA
- a CDS encoding Mut7-C RNAse domain-containing protein, translating into MQSQKFIVDAMLGKLARWLRILGYDTLYSNNYEDWKILKIAEETQRVIITRDRGLCIRARKKNLECFLVYSSEDLIDILAKLSKKYKIDLNADPNFSRCTECNGVLEKIDDNKWKCTKCGKEYWKGSHWRTIENTLIKARSKIKNNESRAISSS; encoded by the coding sequence ATGCAATCACAAAAGTTCATTGTCGATGCTATGTTAGGCAAACTTGCTAGATGGCTAAGAATTTTAGGATATGATACTCTCTATAGCAACAATTACGAAGATTGGAAAATATTAAAAATAGCAGAAGAGACTCAAAGAGTTATAATAACTAGAGATAGAGGATTATGCATTAGGGCAAGAAAGAAAAACTTAGAATGCTTTCTTGTTTATTCATCAGAAGATCTAATTGATATATTAGCTAAGCTTTCAAAAAAATACAAAATTGATCTAAATGCGGATCCTAATTTTAGTAGATGCACAGAATGCAATGGTGTGTTAGAAAAAATAGACGATAACAAGTGGAAGTGTACTAAATGTGGAAAAGAATATTGGAAAGGTTCTCATTGGAGAACTATAGAGAATACCCTTATTAAGGCAAGGAGTAAAATTAAAAATAATGAGTCAAGAGCAATTAGTAGCAGTTAA